One window of Triticum dicoccoides isolate Atlit2015 ecotype Zavitan chromosome 5A, WEW_v2.0, whole genome shotgun sequence genomic DNA carries:
- the LOC119296896 gene encoding uncharacterized protein LOC119296896 isoform X1 → MGAPHRLPHRALLGHRTVIAYALYHFHVRCSQSSFFLCCDQLTDAEEAMVNALGIGLLCCLVLQAAAAVLALRLPCRRRRRALAYLTLVLTIVGHFIMAAIAHILLVADPGDLFFRICSTGGLFIYAAGDIISFLALLLGSGEE, encoded by the exons ATGGGCGCTCCTCACCGCCTGCCACATCGCGCTCTCCTTGGCCATCGCACCGTAATAGCCTACGCACTCTACCACTTCCACGTCCGTTGCAGCCAG TCCTCCTTCTTTCTGTGCTGCGACCAGCTTACGGACGCGGAGGAAGCCATGGTGAACGCCCTAGGGATCGGGCTGCTGTGCTGCCTCGTGCTCCAGGCGGCCGCGGCGGTGCTGGCCCTGCGGCTCccgtgccgccgccgtcgccgcgccctcGCCTACCTCACGCTCGTGCTCACTATCGTCGGCCACTTCATCATGGCCGCCATAGCCCATATCCTCCTCGTTGCCGACCCAGGAGACCTCTTCTTCCGGATCTGCTCCACCGGGGGCCTCTTCATCTACGCAGCGGGAGACATCATCAGCTTCTTGgccctcctcctcggcagcggtGAGGAGTAG
- the LOC119296896 gene encoding uncharacterized protein LOC119296896 isoform X2 codes for MGAPHRLPHRALLGHRTVIAYALYHFHVRCSQLTDAEEAMVNALGIGLLCCLVLQAAAAVLALRLPCRRRRRALAYLTLVLTIVGHFIMAAIAHILLVADPGDLFFRICSTGGLFIYAAGDIISFLALLLGSGEE; via the exons ATGGGCGCTCCTCACCGCCTGCCACATCGCGCTCTCCTTGGCCATCGCACCGTAATAGCCTACGCACTCTACCACTTCCACGTCCGTTGCAGCCAG CTTACGGACGCGGAGGAAGCCATGGTGAACGCCCTAGGGATCGGGCTGCTGTGCTGCCTCGTGCTCCAGGCGGCCGCGGCGGTGCTGGCCCTGCGGCTCccgtgccgccgccgtcgccgcgccctcGCCTACCTCACGCTCGTGCTCACTATCGTCGGCCACTTCATCATGGCCGCCATAGCCCATATCCTCCTCGTTGCCGACCCAGGAGACCTCTTCTTCCGGATCTGCTCCACCGGGGGCCTCTTCATCTACGCAGCGGGAGACATCATCAGCTTCTTGgccctcctcctcggcagcggtGAGGAGTAG